A section of the Veillonella criceti genome encodes:
- the alaS gene encoding alanine--tRNA ligase: MKGNELRQAYLKFFESKQHLILDSFSLIPENDPSLLLIGAGMAPLKPFFTGKLVPPRTRVTTCQKCIRTGDIENVGRTARHHTFFEMLGNFSFGDYFKKEAIHWAWEFLTEVIKLDKNRLYVTVYPDDQEAYDVWHNELGLPDDHISRLEDNFWEIGEGPCGPDSEIFYDLGEARGCGEPDCAPGCDCDRYLEIWNLVFTQFNRTAEGEYVPLEKKNIDTGAGLERLASVLQNKESNFETDLIFPIIEKAAEMAKVTYHTDANTDVSLKVIGDHVRAISVLISDGVLPSNEGRGYVLRRILRRAVRHGRLLGIEGRFLTDLVDVVIDILGSGVPGLAEKHDFIKRVVANEEDRFNQTLAQGLELLSALITDLKAKNAKEVPGAEVFKLYDTYGFPWELTEEIAMEAGLIIDMAGFEKAMEEQRTRARAAREDVDAKVATPDITFLRDEALSDDETATSSEVLMLGEGATRLDSASDGMEITLIVRTTPFHAEGGGQLGDSGFIVGPMGKMEVHTTRKLPEGTTYHVGTIVEGSLQVGDTVTFEVDTTRRLAMARNHTATHLLHAALKQVLGSHVNQAGSLVMPDRLRFDFTHFSPVTAEELKQITNLVNGEILKASSLTIQEMSMDEAKKLGAMALFGEKYGDRVRVVTVPEFSVELCGGSHVVNTAVIGTFRILSEGGIGSGVRRIEAVTGEAALALAQQEQGQLREVATILKTKPEDVVTRAQQIVEEVKQLEHELGSARKELMSGGLDAILNSTFEAGAFKVAVAEVKAADMDELRSTADMVRDKLGSGIVLLGMKNADKVNFVCMATKDAVKAGFHAGNIVKATAQAAGGNGGGRPDMAQAGGKEASALGAALEKGKETILSMVK, encoded by the coding sequence ATGAAGGGTAATGAGCTGCGTCAGGCTTATTTAAAATTTTTTGAAAGTAAACAACATTTAATCTTAGATAGTTTTTCCCTAATTCCGGAAAATGATCCCTCTTTGTTACTAATTGGGGCTGGTATGGCACCATTGAAACCATTTTTTACAGGTAAGTTAGTACCACCACGTACACGTGTAACGACCTGTCAAAAATGTATTCGTACAGGGGATATTGAAAATGTAGGACGCACGGCGCGTCATCATACTTTCTTTGAAATGTTAGGGAACTTCTCCTTTGGCGATTATTTCAAAAAAGAAGCCATTCATTGGGCTTGGGAATTTTTAACAGAAGTGATTAAATTGGATAAAAATCGTTTATATGTTACGGTATATCCAGATGACCAAGAAGCGTATGATGTATGGCATAATGAATTAGGCTTGCCAGATGATCATATTAGCCGTTTAGAAGATAACTTCTGGGAAATTGGCGAAGGCCCATGTGGTCCTGATAGTGAAATTTTTTACGATCTTGGTGAAGCACGTGGTTGTGGTGAACCAGATTGTGCACCAGGTTGCGATTGCGATCGTTATCTTGAAATTTGGAACCTTGTATTCACGCAGTTTAATCGTACAGCTGAAGGTGAATACGTGCCTTTAGAAAAGAAAAATATTGATACTGGTGCTGGTCTTGAACGATTGGCCTCTGTATTACAAAATAAAGAAAGCAATTTTGAAACAGATTTAATTTTCCCTATTATTGAAAAAGCAGCTGAAATGGCTAAAGTGACGTATCATACGGATGCTAATACAGATGTGTCCTTGAAGGTTATTGGGGACCATGTGCGCGCTATTTCTGTGCTTATTAGTGATGGCGTGTTACCATCTAATGAAGGTCGTGGTTATGTATTGCGTCGTATTTTACGCCGTGCTGTACGCCATGGTCGTTTACTAGGCATTGAAGGTCGTTTCTTAACGGATTTAGTTGATGTTGTTATTGATATTTTAGGTTCTGGTGTACCAGGCTTAGCTGAAAAACATGACTTCATTAAACGTGTAGTAGCTAATGAAGAAGATCGTTTCAATCAGACATTAGCGCAGGGGCTTGAATTATTAAGTGCTTTAATTACTGATTTAAAAGCAAAGAATGCGAAAGAAGTACCGGGTGCTGAAGTATTTAAATTATATGACACTTATGGATTCCCTTGGGAATTAACTGAAGAAATTGCTATGGAAGCAGGCCTAATCATTGATATGGCAGGATTTGAAAAGGCCATGGAAGAACAACGGACTCGTGCTCGCGCTGCTCGTGAAGATGTGGATGCTAAAGTAGCTACTCCAGATATTACATTCCTTCGTGATGAAGCGTTAAGTGATGATGAAACAGCGACTTCCTCTGAGGTCCTTATGCTTGGTGAAGGGGCTACTCGATTAGATAGCGCTTCTGATGGTATGGAAATTACTTTGATTGTTCGTACTACGCCATTCCATGCAGAAGGGGGCGGTCAGTTAGGTGATTCTGGTTTTATTGTAGGGCCTATGGGTAAAATGGAAGTGCATACGACGCGTAAATTACCAGAAGGTACAACATATCATGTAGGTACAATTGTAGAAGGTAGTTTACAAGTTGGTGATACGGTTACGTTTGAAGTAGATACGACTCGTCGCTTAGCGATGGCGCGTAATCATACGGCTACCCATTTATTACATGCGGCTTTGAAACAAGTATTAGGGAGTCACGTAAATCAAGCAGGTTCTTTAGTGATGCCAGATCGTTTGCGTTTTGATTTTACTCATTTTTCACCGGTAACAGCTGAAGAGTTGAAACAGATTACCAATTTAGTTAATGGTGAAATCCTTAAAGCAAGCAGTTTAACAATTCAAGAAATGTCCATGGATGAAGCTAAGAAGCTTGGTGCTATGGCACTTTTTGGTGAAAAATATGGCGATCGTGTTCGCGTTGTTACAGTACCTGAATTTAGTGTAGAACTTTGTGGTGGCTCACATGTTGTGAATACAGCTGTAATTGGCACGTTCCGCATTTTGTCAGAAGGTGGTATCGGTTCTGGTGTACGCCGTATTGAAGCGGTAACTGGTGAAGCAGCATTAGCATTAGCTCAACAAGAACAAGGACAGCTTCGTGAAGTAGCAACGATTCTTAAAACAAAACCTGAAGATGTGGTAACACGAGCACAACAAATTGTAGAGGAAGTAAAACAATTAGAACATGAATTAGGTTCGGCTCGTAAAGAGTTAATGTCTGGTGGTTTAGATGCTATTTTAAATAGTACATTTGAAGCGGGTGCCTTTAAAGTAGCCGTAGCTGAAGTGAAGGCTGCTGATATGGATGAACTTCGTAGCACGGCGGATATGGTTCGTGATAAATTAGGTTCTGGCATTGTTTTATTAGGCATGAAAAACGCAGATAAGGTGAACTTTGTGTGTATGGCTACTAAAGATGCCGTTAAAGCTGGTTTCCATGCAGGTAACATTGTTAAAGCTACGGCACAAGCGGCTGGTGGTAATGGTGGTGGCCGTCCTGACATGGCACAAGCTGGTGGTAAAGAGGCAAGTGCTTTAGGCGCAGCCTTAGAAAAAGGTAAAGAAACTATTTTATCTATGGTAAAATAG
- a CDS encoding metal ABC transporter permease: MDIFSYEFMQRAFLAGVIVALMCPLIGTFIVIKRQSLLSEGLGHVAFAGVTGASLLQIYPPLGAAALTVLTAIGIELIRRRQNQYTDMILALFFYTGLALAVIFATMTKMPSTGLLNFLFGSILTVTTADIMTIAIVAVIVAIMVYVVYSRLLFTAFDEQIAITAGIPVARINMLFAILTALVVVMGMTIVGILLIGALMIVPVAAAHLWRQGFVKTLLLSEAYSMGSVILGLIVAFEFDLAPGGTIVLVAILGYAFTFALAVAKGTR; encoded by the coding sequence ATGGATATTTTTTCCTATGAATTTATGCAACGAGCGTTTCTGGCCGGTGTAATTGTAGCTCTTATGTGTCCTCTTATAGGTACGTTTATTGTTATTAAACGACAATCCTTACTTAGTGAAGGGTTAGGCCATGTAGCCTTTGCTGGGGTAACGGGTGCCTCTTTATTACAAATATATCCACCGTTAGGGGCCGCAGCGCTTACCGTATTAACGGCCATTGGTATTGAACTGATTCGGCGACGCCAGAATCAGTATACGGATATGATTTTAGCGCTATTTTTCTATACAGGGCTAGCGTTGGCGGTTATTTTTGCCACCATGACTAAAATGCCAAGTACAGGATTATTGAATTTTTTGTTTGGTAGTATTTTAACGGTAACGACAGCGGATATTATGACAATTGCCATTGTAGCTGTCATTGTGGCGATAATGGTCTATGTGGTTTACTCTCGATTATTATTTACAGCGTTTGATGAACAAATTGCAATTACCGCAGGGATTCCAGTAGCCCGTATTAATATGTTGTTTGCTATTTTAACAGCTCTTGTAGTTGTTATGGGAATGACGATTGTTGGTATTTTACTTATTGGGGCTCTTATGATTGTACCGGTCGCAGCGGCTCATTTGTGGCGCCAAGGATTTGTTAAAACATTATTACTTAGCGAAGCCTATTCAATGGGGAGTGTGATTCTTGGTTTAATAGTTGCTTTTGAATTTGATTTGGCGCCTGGTGGTACTATCGTATTAGTTGCTATTTTAGGCTATGCTTTTACATTTGCGTTAGCTGTTGCTAAGGGGACCCGATAA
- a CDS encoding metal ABC transporter ATP-binding protein, with the protein MGEIALNNVKFNYEQENTLMDICVTIPEGQFTIVVGPNGAGKTTFLRLVAGLLQPASGSVMIDGHDVQTAQRLGLLHLVPQIYNKNAAQFPATCGEIVELGLRIKGIKRKERQALAHEALAQVGMAEFTHRRIGDLSGGQQQRVMIAQALARHPKYLLLDEPTSGIDYQVSEHIMTLLRTLCDEGMTILMVTHDIVDACKVADQVVCVNRHVCYDGNSQGFLESHMGTALAWHIGG; encoded by the coding sequence ATGGGCGAAATTGCTTTAAACAATGTGAAATTTAATTATGAACAAGAAAACACCCTAATGGATATTTGTGTAACTATTCCTGAAGGACAATTTACTATTGTAGTAGGACCTAATGGGGCTGGTAAAACAACTTTTTTACGCTTAGTCGCTGGATTATTGCAGCCTGCCAGTGGCAGTGTGATGATAGATGGTCATGATGTTCAAACGGCTCAACGATTGGGTTTACTTCATCTGGTGCCCCAAATCTACAATAAGAATGCAGCTCAATTTCCTGCTACTTGTGGGGAAATTGTGGAATTAGGCTTGCGCATTAAAGGGATTAAACGGAAAGAACGACAAGCATTAGCTCATGAGGCCTTGGCACAAGTGGGAATGGCGGAGTTTACCCATCGGCGTATTGGCGATTTAAGCGGGGGCCAACAACAGCGTGTTATGATTGCCCAGGCTTTGGCTAGACATCCTAAATATTTGTTATTAGATGAACCTACAAGCGGGATAGATTATCAAGTGAGTGAGCATATTATGACCTTGTTAAGAACGTTGTGTGATGAAGGCATGACAATACTTATGGTAACACATGATATTGTAGATGCTTGCAAAGTAGCGGATCAAGTCGTTTGTGTTAATCGTCATGTTTGTTATGATGGCAATAGTCAAGGTTTTTTAGAGAGCCATATGGGCACCGCCTTAGCTTGGCATATAGGAGGTTAA
- a CDS encoding NlpC/P60 family protein, with protein MKSIQRKVALAAAMVVVVGSHWIVSATGYTYGAKGGDIPAIQKKLIAAGYNARLNGEYDANTKWAVRLYQRDNGLPVNGVLDATTYKKLMGKTLNEKTVASLGRMSDEKIAAEMAASRKNANAVKTSDSKKAESSKATKKQSSKKDNKTTKELKKVNGKNNQNKGHDSSILLDPIEPDFIFTKTENVPKSVRTILKEAESYSGVPYVFGGTTPSGFDCSGYVRYVFAKSGITLPRSADEQYTVGKTISKHNLQPGDLVFFQTYEQGVSHSGIYVGEGKFISATSSRGVTIANINDGYWGERYIGAKRVI; from the coding sequence ATGAAATCAATTCAAAGAAAAGTCGCCTTAGCAGCGGCTATGGTAGTCGTAGTAGGATCTCATTGGATAGTGAGTGCTACTGGGTATACTTATGGTGCTAAGGGTGGCGATATTCCAGCGATTCAGAAGAAACTGATTGCGGCTGGTTATAATGCTCGTCTTAATGGCGAATATGATGCGAACACTAAATGGGCTGTTCGTTTATATCAACGTGATAATGGCTTACCTGTTAATGGTGTATTAGATGCGACTACTTATAAGAAATTAATGGGGAAGACATTGAACGAAAAGACGGTAGCTAGTTTAGGACGTATGTCTGATGAAAAAATTGCGGCCGAAATGGCGGCTAGTCGTAAAAATGCAAATGCTGTGAAAACTAGTGATAGTAAAAAAGCAGAGTCATCAAAAGCTACTAAGAAACAATCATCTAAAAAGGATAATAAAACGACTAAAGAACTGAAGAAGGTAAATGGTAAAAATAATCAGAATAAGGGCCATGATTCGTCTATTTTATTAGATCCTATTGAGCCAGATTTTATTTTTACTAAAACCGAGAATGTACCAAAGTCAGTTCGGACTATTTTGAAAGAAGCTGAAAGCTATAGTGGTGTGCCTTATGTATTTGGCGGTACTACACCAAGTGGCTTTGATTGTTCTGGTTATGTTCGCTATGTATTTGCTAAATCAGGGATTACATTACCGCGGAGTGCTGATGAGCAGTATACGGTAGGTAAAACAATTAGCAAGCATAATTTGCAACCTGGTGATTTGGTATTTTTCCAAACTTATGAACAAGGCGTATCTCATTCTGGTATTTATGTTGGTGAAGGTAAATTCATCAGTGCTACGTCTAGTCGTGGTGTGACCATAGCTAATATTAATGATGGCTATTGGGGCGAACGTTATATTGGAGCAAAACGTGTAATTTAA
- a CDS encoding glycosyltransferase family 2 protein yields the protein MLLSVVVPVYNEEANIKKFYSSVKAVLNTLPYEQEIIFVDDGSADDSATMLKHIAEEDKAVKVLLLARNFGHQLALTCGLDYAKGDAVITMDGDMQHPPELIPELVRLWEDGHDVVRTIRDSTEDASWAKAFTSKYYYKLMNKMANVPIVEGGSDFRLMNRKALNTLLRFREHGRFLRGIVGDIGYNQAEIHFVAPPRFAGKSKFSVRKMLHFALDGIAAFSKLPLRAAFYVGLLSGLLSLIMILHILFVHFFTDSAVSGWATLGVAIFFLGGVQLVGLGIIGEYVGRVFEEVKHRPLYWVRDSFNCEDYKDKQ from the coding sequence ATGTTATTGTCAGTAGTAGTGCCCGTATATAATGAAGAGGCAAATATTAAAAAATTTTATAGTTCTGTTAAAGCCGTGTTAAATACGTTACCTTATGAACAGGAAATCATCTTTGTAGATGATGGCTCAGCTGATGATTCGGCAACAATGCTTAAACACATTGCAGAAGAAGATAAAGCCGTTAAAGTATTGTTATTGGCTCGTAACTTTGGTCATCAATTAGCACTTACTTGCGGTCTTGACTATGCTAAAGGGGATGCTGTGATTACTATGGATGGTGATATGCAACATCCACCAGAGCTAATTCCTGAATTAGTTCGTTTATGGGAAGACGGCCATGATGTAGTTCGTACAATTCGTGACTCTACAGAAGATGCAAGTTGGGCAAAAGCTTTTACGTCTAAATATTATTATAAATTAATGAATAAAATGGCTAATGTGCCTATTGTGGAAGGTGGCTCTGATTTTCGCCTTATGAATCGTAAGGCCTTAAATACACTATTACGTTTTAGGGAACATGGTCGATTTTTACGAGGTATTGTCGGTGACATTGGCTATAATCAGGCAGAAATTCACTTTGTAGCGCCCCCTCGTTTTGCTGGTAAATCTAAATTTAGTGTGCGTAAAATGTTACATTTTGCGTTAGATGGAATTGCTGCTTTTTCTAAATTACCATTGCGAGCAGCTTTTTATGTAGGCCTTTTGTCAGGTTTACTTAGTTTGATTATGATTTTGCATATTTTATTTGTTCACTTTTTTACCGATTCTGCTGTGAGCGGTTGGGCTACCTTAGGCGTTGCTATATTCTTTCTTGGTGGCGTACAACTTGTTGGCTTAGGTATTATAGGTGAATATGTGGGACGTGTATTCGAAGAAGTTAAACACCGGCCTTTATATTGGGTGCGTGATAGCTTTAATTGCGAGGATTACAAAGATAAGCAATAA
- the lepB gene encoding signal peptidase I, with product MVEEKTIGKQIIHEVGEWLYAIIIALAIAIVVHLFVGQITRVSGESMEDTFHNGDFLVVSKWDHVRGNMPTYGDIVIIDSRVNRERTWQDDVTDVVSNYLSVFSKSAERHDAWVKRVIGLPGDTLEFKNGHVWRNGQELEEPYTKEPSMNYTQTAPVVIPEGHVFVMGDNRNHSSDSRFIGPVPVKNVIGHVVYNLSF from the coding sequence ATGGTAGAAGAAAAAACAATTGGTAAACAAATCATACATGAAGTAGGCGAGTGGTTATATGCTATTATTATTGCATTGGCTATAGCCATTGTTGTTCATTTATTTGTCGGGCAAATTACTCGTGTATCTGGAGAGTCTATGGAAGATACTTTTCATAATGGTGATTTCTTAGTTGTTTCTAAATGGGATCATGTACGTGGTAATATGCCTACCTATGGTGATATAGTTATTATTGATAGTCGGGTTAATCGAGAACGAACTTGGCAAGATGATGTAACCGATGTAGTATCTAATTATTTATCGGTATTTAGTAAATCAGCCGAACGTCACGATGCATGGGTAAAACGTGTTATTGGTTTACCTGGCGATACTTTAGAGTTTAAAAATGGTCATGTATGGCGTAATGGCCAAGAGTTAGAAGAACCATATACGAAGGAACCTAGCATGAATTATACGCAAACGGCACCGGTTGTCATTCCTGAAGGTCATGTATTTGTGATGGGGGATAATCGTAATCACTCTAGTGATAGTCGTTTTATAGGGCCTGTGCCTGTTAAAAATGTAATTGGCCATGTCGTATATAATCTTAGTTTTTAA
- a CDS encoding YitT family protein — protein sequence MAAYKKAQKLTWKDILIRYIWIVIGAAIYTFGLDVLLVPKSIIDGGVVGLALMAAELTGISFSIYLVLINLPFLYVGYKLIGRSFTVATLFGVVCISIMSLYMHTITPPDIDPFLASIFGGVILGIGVGLIIRNGGSLDGVEIVAIIMDKKSSFSVGEIVMICNLFILGAAGFVYSWNSAMYSLIAYFVAYKMMDMTITGLEESKGIMIITDSPDEIREVLMHRLGRGVTVLFGEGGYSKEPKKVLYSVVTRLEITKMKDIVYEQDENAFITITDVHDVFGGQFGKKTIH from the coding sequence ATGGCTGCTTATAAAAAAGCACAAAAATTAACTTGGAAAGATATTTTAATTCGGTATATATGGATTGTGATTGGTGCCGCTATATATACTTTTGGACTAGATGTACTTTTGGTACCTAAGAGTATTATCGACGGTGGTGTCGTTGGTTTAGCCTTGATGGCGGCTGAATTAACAGGTATTTCGTTTAGTATTTATCTAGTACTGATTAATCTACCGTTTTTGTACGTTGGCTATAAGTTGATTGGCCGAAGCTTTACGGTAGCTACACTATTTGGTGTTGTATGTATTTCAATTATGTCTTTATATATGCATACGATTACACCACCGGATATTGATCCGTTCTTGGCGTCTATCTTTGGCGGTGTTATTTTAGGTATCGGGGTAGGCCTTATTATTCGTAATGGTGGCTCCCTTGATGGGGTAGAAATCGTAGCTATTATTATGGATAAGAAAAGTTCATTCTCTGTTGGTGAGATTGTAATGATTTGTAACTTATTCATTTTAGGGGCTGCGGGCTTTGTATATAGCTGGAATAGTGCTATGTATTCCTTAATTGCGTACTTTGTAGCTTACAAGATGATGGATATGACCATTACCGGTCTTGAAGAATCGAAAGGGATTATGATTATTACAGATAGTCCTGATGAAATTCGCGAAGTGTTGATGCATCGCCTAGGTCGTGGCGTTACTGTTTTATTCGGTGAAGGTGGCTATTCAAAAGAACCTAAAAAAGTGTTATACTCAGTAGTGACGCGTCTGGAAATCACAAAGATGAAAGATATTGTCTATGAACAAGATGAAAATGCGTTTATTACGATTACCGATGTGCACGATGTATTTGGTGGGCAGTTTGGCAAGAAGACTATTCATTAA
- a CDS encoding DUF3084 domain-containing protein: MLVGLNIILIIAIMGGAIAFIGDKLGTKIGKKRMSIFGLRPKHTSIIMTIITGILISAFTLGILAIASENVRTALFGMEQLQAEMDQLNSDVAAKNKELEAGKKELSEKTIALNTMRKDVQATQEELEEARAARNSMSEELISVQEAYRQADARLAQSANDVKALESTKQELEAHIEDLKVTTKRLEEGITHVREGTVLFRVGEVLSGALIRPGLNEEESAKAITNVLNDTNGLILRRLGIDENRAVIYVSRSNLEEVAKQVANASEPMTIRITAAANIIYGEAALAEIHAYPYRKVYDKGDVIWSTTVQGGDDAQFAVLSFLKDVNSQAKTQGILPDPLSGDVGSMPGDELFDTIRELSRMVGSVRLEAVVREDTYTTGPVQIELRISPE; encoded by the coding sequence ATGTTAGTGGGTTTGAATATTATTTTAATTATCGCTATCATGGGTGGGGCCATTGCTTTCATTGGTGATAAATTAGGTACCAAAATTGGCAAGAAACGTATGTCTATCTTTGGGTTACGGCCAAAGCATACTTCGATTATAATGACCATTATTACGGGGATACTTATTTCTGCTTTTACTCTTGGTATTTTAGCGATTGCTTCTGAAAATGTTCGTACGGCTTTATTTGGTATGGAACAGTTGCAAGCTGAGATGGATCAGTTAAATAGCGATGTGGCGGCCAAAAATAAAGAATTAGAAGCGGGTAAAAAAGAGCTTAGTGAAAAGACGATTGCATTAAATACTATGCGTAAAGATGTGCAGGCTACGCAAGAAGAGTTAGAAGAAGCTCGAGCTGCTCGTAATTCTATGAGTGAAGAATTGATTTCTGTTCAAGAAGCGTATCGGCAAGCTGATGCTCGCTTGGCACAGTCTGCTAATGATGTGAAGGCCTTAGAAAGCACTAAGCAGGAATTAGAAGCTCATATTGAAGATTTAAAAGTGACAACTAAACGGTTGGAAGAAGGGATTACACATGTGCGCGAAGGGACAGTATTATTTCGTGTAGGTGAAGTATTAAGTGGTGCTTTAATTCGTCCGGGCCTTAATGAAGAAGAAAGTGCTAAAGCGATTACGAATGTATTAAATGATACGAATGGTTTAATTCTACGTCGATTAGGCATTGATGAAAATAGAGCTGTTATTTATGTGAGTCGTTCTAATTTGGAAGAAGTGGCTAAACAAGTTGCTAATGCATCGGAACCAATGACAATTCGTATAACGGCAGCCGCGAATATTATTTATGGCGAGGCAGCCTTGGCTGAAATTCATGCATACCCATATCGTAAAGTGTATGATAAGGGGGATGTCATTTGGTCGACGACGGTACAAGGTGGGGATGATGCTCAATTTGCCGTTTTATCTTTCTTAAAAGACGTAAATAGTCAAGCAAAAACACAAGGCATTTTACCAGATCCATTAAGTGGTGATGTAGGGTCTATGCCAGGGGACGAATTGTTTGATACTATTCGAGAATTAAGTCGTATGGTAGGTTCAGTTCGTTTAGAAGCTGTCGTTAGAGAGGATACGTATACAACTGGACCAGTGCAAATTGAATTGCGTATTAGTCCAGAATAG
- a CDS encoding LptF/LptG family permease, with amino-acid sequence MRILDKYILKSFIGPFLFGIFAFTSIFVGTGTLFRIAQYITEYGASLWAVTRAFVLALPSIVVLTFPMAVLLASLLAFGRLSGTSEIIVMRAGGLSFLRLAMPVYIAAFFISIGAIAFNEYVVPAANHAYQNIIRNEIKKQAEPPAQEHIVLKTMEGDEISTLMYAKKYDSNTKLITGVTAQLFTNGNVTQIEHAENATWNGTYWVMHDGVIYDLAADGNGIERTLRFKDQVLPIAKDPDQISQEQRDPEEMTIKELRAQIKALKASHVKSTKWEMEMYQRFTIPIASFVFALVGAPLGLQKQRSSSSIGFGLSVLIIFVYYGIMTFTGALGKGGALPPVVAAVIPDTLGIIAGLWLNWKVSK; translated from the coding sequence ATGCGTATATTAGATAAATATATATTGAAAAGCTTTATTGGCCCCTTTCTTTTTGGGATTTTTGCATTTACCAGTATTTTCGTAGGAACGGGCACATTATTCCGGATTGCTCAGTATATTACGGAGTATGGTGCTTCTTTATGGGCTGTTACACGGGCCTTTGTATTAGCCTTGCCGAGTATTGTGGTACTTACATTTCCAATGGCGGTACTGTTGGCTTCTTTACTCGCTTTTGGCCGATTAAGTGGGACTAGTGAAATTATTGTTATGCGGGCAGGTGGCCTTAGTTTTTTACGATTAGCTATGCCCGTATATATTGCTGCTTTCTTCATTTCTATTGGCGCTATTGCTTTTAATGAATATGTTGTACCAGCAGCTAATCATGCGTATCAGAACATTATTCGGAATGAAATTAAAAAGCAAGCAGAACCACCGGCGCAGGAACATATTGTATTAAAAACCATGGAGGGTGATGAGATAAGCACTCTTATGTATGCTAAAAAATATGATTCTAACACCAAATTAATTACAGGGGTGACAGCTCAGCTTTTTACCAATGGTAATGTAACACAGATTGAACATGCGGAAAATGCGACATGGAATGGTACATATTGGGTTATGCATGATGGTGTTATTTATGATTTAGCCGCTGATGGTAATGGAATTGAACGAACGCTACGTTTTAAAGATCAAGTCTTACCAATTGCTAAGGACCCTGATCAAATTTCACAGGAACAGCGAGATCCTGAAGAAATGACAATTAAGGAATTGCGTGCACAAATTAAAGCCCTTAAAGCTAGTCATGTAAAATCTACTAAATGGGAAATGGAAATGTATCAACGTTTTACGATTCCTATTGCTAGCTTTGTTTTTGCGTTAGTAGGGGCTCCGTTAGGCTTACAGAAGCAACGCTCTAGTTCTTCTATTGGTTTTGGCCTTAGTGTATTGATTATTTTTGTGTACTATGGCATTATGACTTTTACTGGTGCACTCGGTAAAGGCGGTGCTTTGCCACCAGTAGTTGCTGCGGTTATTCCTGACACGTTGGGTATTATTGCAGGGCTTTGGCTAAATTGGAAAGTTTCTAAATAA
- the lptB gene encoding LPS export ABC transporter ATP-binding protein: MFIETKDLVKTYKGRNVVDGVSVRVAEGEVVGLLGPNGAGKTTTFYMIVGIEKPNNGNITIGGKDISHMPMYKRADQGIGYLPQEASVFRSLTVEDNIRAMLETTEKSKKEIEETVEALLQEFHIEHVRHRQGMQLSGGERRRVEIARCIALAPRFILLDEPFAGVDPIAVADIQSIIRHLKERGIGVLITDHNVRETLGIVDRAYILSNGKILLEGSADEIANSPVARKHYLGDSFNL, translated from the coding sequence ATGTTTATTGAAACGAAGGATTTAGTAAAAACCTATAAAGGTCGTAATGTTGTAGATGGCGTTAGTGTGCGTGTAGCAGAAGGTGAAGTTGTCGGCTTATTAGGCCCTAATGGAGCGGGTAAAACGACAACATTCTATATGATTGTAGGAATTGAAAAGCCCAACAATGGTAACATTACTATTGGTGGCAAAGATATTTCTCATATGCCTATGTATAAACGAGCTGATCAGGGAATTGGGTATTTGCCACAGGAAGCCTCTGTATTTCGCTCCTTAACGGTAGAAGATAATATTCGTGCTATGCTTGAAACAACAGAAAAAAGCAAAAAAGAAATTGAAGAGACTGTAGAAGCTTTGCTGCAAGAGTTTCATATTGAGCATGTTCGACATCGACAAGGTATGCAACTATCGGGTGGTGAACGACGCCGTGTAGAAATTGCTCGTTGTATTGCATTAGCACCACGTTTTATTCTACTCGATGAACCATTTGCTGGGGTCGATCCTATTGCAGTGGCTGATATTCAATCGATTATTCGACATTTAAAAGAGCGAGGCATTGGTGTTCTTATTACAGACCATAATGTGCGTGAAACCTTAGGGATTGTTGATAGAGCTTATATTTTAAGTAATGGTAAAATTTTATTAGAAGGTTCAGCCGATGAAATTGCTAATAGTCCAGTTGCTCGTAAACATTACTTAGGGGATAGTTTTAATTTATAG